From one Amycolatopsis sp. FDAARGOS 1241 genomic stretch:
- a CDS encoding DUF4177 domain-containing protein yields the protein MQRYTYKVVELREKLMGGKMSGDRLERVLNDHARDGWQLKTITAADVKGRLGPAGVEGLLVTFERPLQ from the coding sequence AAGGTCGTCGAACTCCGCGAGAAGCTCATGGGCGGCAAGATGTCGGGCGACCGGCTCGAACGCGTCCTGAACGACCACGCCCGCGACGGCTGGCAACTCAAGACGATCACCGCGGCGGACGTGAAGGGACGCCTCGGACCGGCCGGGGTGGAGGGGCTGTTGGTTACCTTCGAACGACCACTCCAGTA